cataagtgaactcggactcaactcaacgagctcggatgcctagttacatctcacgaactcggactcaactcaacgagttcggacgttcgcatccataagtgaactcggactcaactcaacgagttcggatgcccaaatatccgaatctattcctaaggtgtAACGGGATacttttcaattacacatttcgatcgccttcttcggaatatagaaatcgatatttgctaacatctcatacttattaaattgttcacataatttgcatatcaccaaataataattcacaaatcatatttcatgataataagtatcatgtcatataaataacattaaatcacttaaaataaaaaattatgttaccttatttacacatgaacttacctcgtatgcgaaaatggtcatttttaccattttatccacaacttggtatttgtcgattttagcctgaattttgattttccttactctatcatttcaattatagcctaattaggactcatattattcaaatcaacccaaaatcatattttgaaaaaattacaattttgcccctaaactttcacatatttacacttttgccccaaatctcgtaaattaaacttaatcctattttcttatgttttatgatatgctgatcattttttccttctacagcaacatccaattctcactctaacatgtacttatggacattaggtatttttaccgattatgtcattttagtcgtttttatgtaaaatcacttagcaaaagttgtttaacacaatttcaagcttcatattctaccataaaacatcaaaattcatgcatatcattcatggataaatttttaaatataaaccctagctcaaaatattggtagaaacaggtaaaccgagctacgaggatttcaaaaatgtaaagaacattaaaaacgggcatagaaatcacttacaatcaaggcttaaaagtgttgaaaccctagctatggtggagagcaaaattcagcagcaacttatggagaagatgatcatttttttgttatttttcccattttatttcatttaatatccagataaccaaaatgcccttccttactaaactttcaaaaattccatccatgtccaatttttgtccataaacttagaaattggtcaaattgcaatttaagacctcctaattaatatttccaagcaatttcatactagaaacttctagaatgcaagttttgtaacttattcaatttagtccctaacttcaaattaagcacttatgcatagaatttcttcacgaaactttcacacaatcatgcaatcatatcatagacctcaaaataattatcaaataattatttctatctcggatttgtggtcccaaaaccactattctgattaggccctaattcgggatatcataGAATTATAATTGTTACTTctcttattaatatattaatcattttattaaaaaaaaaatcttatgtAAAGCCTTtctttattatataaaaaatatatatgtttttgTGCCCAACATATATATTGGAATGATAAAAACTCAATATCGTTACACGATCAATTCAAGTTGaaatttaacataatattaaGAGTAAAAATAGAGTAATATTTAATACAACATAATTCATGCCAAACAAgtatttaagaaaaattttaactATCCCTGTAACTTAATATTTAAACCCGttttgagaaagaaaaaaaacacttGAACCCGcagtagaggtgttcatgggtcgaACCGGGTCGGGTTCAGGTCGGgctcaaataaaaaattatgcCTATTTATTGGGCTCGAGCTAGGTCGGGCCCAAaaaacgggcctaaaattttgcccaagctcgaccctgataaaaatactaaaacccgtTCCCCGCCTTGCccagtattaattttttatattatttttatattatttttaaatatatataatacatcaaaaatattaaaatatcaaaataaatatttcccaacaaattgaaaataaatttaaaaaatgtaaacttaaataacactaagataaatgcaacttaacaagcaaatgcctctaaaataataaaaaaattaacaaatgtctttaaaatagtaagaaaattaataataaaataagttttatacaatattcaaataataacaacaaaatagtaacaacataataataacatggtagcaaaatagggagaaaataataaaaaaataacattcaaaaataaaagaagtgcagatttttgtcctttagtgaattcgggttTGGCCAAGCCTAGGCTAAAAATACCTTACTCGAGACCCGGTCTATTTTTTAAACAAACCTTATTTTTTTGTCGAAGCCCATTTTTCGGatctatatttttgcccaaaccctctcacATTTCGGACGAGCCTTTGAACCGGGCCGGATAACccgacccatgaacacctctaaccCGCAATAATTCTATTTGGGTTCTTATTTAGGTCACCCACTCACCCACCTAGCTCTTCTTGCCCAACACTTCACTTAATGCCACAGGATATTTCAACATTAACTAGAGAGTAAATTTCAACATTAATTTAGgagaaaataataaatagaaaTGAATAAGCATATAAACGATCAAatatataatatccaaaatcTGGAGGAGAAAAACAGCTATACAATAAAAGATCCAATATGTAAAGCATAGACACTAAAACACAATGCAGAAAACAATAGGAAGCAAATACAGCAGCCCAGACCCAACGAACGTGTACCCATATCCAAAATCGGAAACTAAGAACAAAGATCCGCTCAAGGTTTCCAGGTCTGCTGCTCATAATAATTGTCTCTCCTATTGTTCCTGAAAGCGCAGCAGCCAACAGAGTAGACAATAATGAGGAAGATGAGGAACACAATGTTGACAATCGCCACCTTCTTCCAAGAACTCCTCAGGTTGTCTATAAATCCAGCCTTGCATGACTGGCAGTCGAAGCATAGAGTATTCAAGTTGTTATTCCATAAATTGCAGTCGGAATTGTTGGATTCCGCACTCCCTCTGGTCCAGTTTGTCGGTCCAACATACGTGAATTGGCAGTCGTTTGATGGCTTACAGCAACCAGACTGCAATTATACATAAAAAAAGAAGGATTAGAACCAAAACACCCTCCATGAcagaattatatttaaattttcgtAAGAAAAGTTAGGAGCCTTTTTTACATCCAAAAGTTTCAACTAAATACAAGGGtttaaaaaagaagagaaaaagtatTGATACCAGACAGCTTTATGCGTAATGCTTCAaatatttcataattaaatagtaactttattgtattttaattaaatttcgtattttaattaaatttctttGACTAAACTGAAATAAAACAAATTTGAAATCCTCgcacaaatttcaaaaataaaggaCCAAAATTATTCAAATCGGTCTCTGGttcaaattcaaattttcaagaaaagggaagattttgaaaatttacagaatcggaAATTAGATCCTCGAAACAAACCAATTGCTATGGATCAAATCAAGACGAGAAATAAAATCAATTAGACAAAGTagagaaaactaaaacaaaagcCCAGATCTCATAAATCCAGAAAAAAGAATAGCATACCTGAACGGCGGACAAATGCGTCTGGTAAAACTCCGAGGCAGAAGCATTCAGATACTTATCGCGGAAATCAGTACAGACTTTACTATCAGCCAAACAGCTCTTAATCTTATTCCAGTTCTTCTGGCTAGTGACTCTCTTCTGTAACCAGTTGGAGTAATCACCAAGTCGGTATTCCTTGTACCCTTTCCCAGACAAAGCTTCTCCAGCACCTTTATTCGTCACCGCGAAAGCAAAGATGGTGAAGACGATGCCGAGCACGATGAGGAGGAACATGACGACTAGGTAAAGCCAGAGTAGCCAAGTGACGCGACAGCACGCGCCGATTAGTCCCGCAAGTGAGACGAGCATGAGGAAGACTCCAATTACGATAACGGGCTTGTCCAAAACCGTTCGCATTCCGTCACGCCTTCTCGACTAAGCCAGATGCCGGCTCCGAGGATGGGGATCGAGAGGAGGAAGGTTATGAAGTTGAGGATTCCAACAAGATTGTTGCTAAGGCGGAAGGCCATGGTTGCAAGCTTTGAGCTGGTTGTTTGGTTTTAGTTTGGAAGATGAGAGAGGTTAAGGAAAGACGAAAATTGAATTTGGGGAGCAAGAGGAATTGGGGAAGCGGGGATTTATAATTTTGGAGTATGAAGGGGAAAACTGGGGAGATAGAAATTGCAGAAGTTACCATGAAGGTTCCTCCCCCATTGTGTCGTGTGGTTTATTTGAGCCAGACTTATTGCAAATTTATTCTAACGCGCTTTACACGTTTTTTAAAGCCGGCGCGTGGAATTTATACTCATACGAAGATTTACGCTCGAATCTATGTTGTTTTACATTAGTCGATATTAAAGATTAAGTAGATATTAGTCTAGATAagacttaataaataaattttattttatgatatattaatttttattttattttatgtaccattcaatttatattatatgaaattaaaatattaaaatgtgtttaattgattatatttagaaattttatcactTAAGTACAGTAGAAATCATAAATATAGAAtataaaagatgaaaataataaagtgtgcataataaatttaaaatgtatacaaatatattaaaataaagcctttgttaaatgataaattaaaGATTTTATTTATACAAATAGTTTGGGTTCAAATCTCGTTATATGTATGCtttattgatttatttaaataaaagattaaaatattttcaaacaatataattttttaattgcaAAAGGATATAtctataattttttaaatgaattGGTGATCCAGTTGAAAGTAACTCTAACTCAGCTAAgagtttaaataatattatagatataaattaaattaaatatttttatatataattgttaaataaatttttattttaattaaaataatgaattttgAAGCCGATAATAAATTGGACTTGGTTAAATACGTATTGGCCTAGTCGACCAATAAAAACCGGGCAATTTACTAAAAAAAAAGCCCTTTTATATCATTATTTATCAAAATGGGCCTACTTTTTGAATATTTATCGGACGGGGTCATTTCCCCCAAAAGCGCATCCACATCAGCGCGAAATTAGGGGACGTGTTAGCAAAACGCGTCCTTGGGAGAGCTTTTTGTCCACATCAGCACAAATCATGCGGTCGTGAACACACTTTGCTGATGTGGCAAAAACGCTTCCCCAAAGACGCATTTTAGCCCttgtttaaattttcaaaaaaggttattttttaaaatattataaaaatagaccaatttttttaaaaattttacaagaaTAAGACTTAAAAAAGGCTCAAAGTGATAACACCACTTTTTTTAAGGTATCACCAATTAATATGGAAACAAAACTTACAAAGCAAATCTTTATATAAACCCAAAGTCTCATTTCCTTTGTTTTCTTAAGCAATATgggatatgagatatgagatatcTTTATATATAGACTCATAAATAAGTTTGCAACTTGTTCCTAAACAATGTGGGATTCCTTCATTTTTAACTAACAACATGAGATTAAAAGCTACAAAATATAAAATGAGTatggtaaaatattaaaataaatatttaaaaattactaatagttgaatgatcattttgtaagttttatAATTCGATAGCTAAAAATCATAGTTAAGTGACTACTAATGTAATTTAATctagatataaaaatatgaaaaataattattatattttatgtatattatatatttctataaaaacttatttaacataattatatACTATTTTTAAATAGATTATCTATCTAGTCAAAATACATCTGAAATAAATTTATCAAGATTTATTAggtgatgaaattaaattaaaattagaattaaaaaattaattagtatagtaaaatattaaaaataagtaaatatttaaaaagatatatcaatttttaaaattaaaaaaatattatttgagTGTCAAATACTTACCATTTATTTATTAAGCAAACATTCATaatataaaatagaaaataaaattaaaaattaaaagtataacttctaaatttaaataatggaaaattattttaaaaatagaattgCATTGATATTAACTTCAAACATTTAAAGTTGAATAGAAAATTATTGCATGTATAAGTTTCATATGTacaatttgttttctttttaatagTTCTTTTGTATATGTTAACAATTCTAAAATGCAACaagaataaatatttcaaaagataattttataatatgagaaactgttaacaaaatataaaaaagaaattgttttgtaaaaaattataaaatatagtgtAGCATTTAGTCTCATGTTATTAGTTAAAGAGGAAGGAATCCCATATTGTTTAGGAACAAGCTGCAAACCTATTCATgagtctatatatacacatatctcatATCTCACATTGTTTAAGCAAACAAGGGAAATGAGACTTTGAGTCTATATAAAGATTTACTTTGTAAGTTTTATTTCCATATTAATTGGCAACACCTTAAAAAAAGTGGTGTTATCACTTTAAGTCTTGTTGAAGGTTTActcttgtaaaattttaaaaaaattggactatttttataatattttaaaaaaatgacattttttaaaaatttaaacatgggCTAAAACGAGTCTTTGGGGAGTGTTTTTGCCACATTAGCAAAGTGCGTCCATGAGGACACGATTTGTACTGACGTGGACAAAACGCTCCCCCAGGGATGCGTTTTGTTGACAGGTCCCCTGACTTTGCGCTGACGTGGACGTGCTTTCGGGAGAAATAGCTAGGCCCATTTCGATAAATAATGATATAAAATGACTTTTTTTAGTAAATTGCCCATAAAATCTctacttaatattttaataaaaatatattaaaaatataataactcttaagatttatttattaaataaaaattaattttaatatactcAAAAATATACTATCTCTTAAGACATACTTATTAAATGAactttaaatatcaaaataattttattctttattaattacttaaaattcTATTTATTCTTTTATTGTCATTCTTTTCATCAaagaatttttaattaaaatgatatataattattaaagaaattatttcaattattattaaatttaattataaattgcaTTAAATTGTAATATAAGCATATGTTAAAAAGAATAtatgttaaattataaataattatttcttcttttcttttctattatttcttttagtaattttatagaAATACATGTTAAATATCTTAAACTAAgttttaattcaattatatactaGCTTTGAGATGAATCGATACTTTTATTTATATGCttatatattttaatcaatatattTTAGTAGAATATTCTAAATAATagtaattatttatttcaaataaaattttactaAATTCATCCCAGCAATAATATATAATacgattaaatataaatttaaaatacatgAACCACTACTAAATGAACCCATACTAAAATACATGAATATAAGATCAAAATACAAGATTAAAGCAGGGATAGAAGGATAAGATTTAAACCCATACTAAATAAACCACTActctattaatataaatataaaaaaatatttattcaattaaattatgaatgatttaatttaaaaaacaTGTGCAAAAATATGAGGTCAACGgtagaaagaaaatttataatACTAGTATTATATTACATTTCATGTAAGAAAACTAGATCAAACCTAGAATAGATTTGATCTTTCAACCTTTCGTTTTCGCCAATACTGGGACCAGACCTTAATGATTGTTATGACGATATTTTACATACTACTCTTTTAAGAAAAGTAATTTAGTGCAAATTCAAATAATAGAAGTAAAATTGTCTAATTTGctttcaagaaaaaaaaactttatttttaatttttttttcaaagaagAGTTCGCTTTCATAGGAAAATATGAAATTACTATTATTAGTGAAAGTGACATTTATAAAATATTGTATTAAATTCAGGTAAATTTAATacaatgtataaatattaaatattattttttaaaacataattaaactaaaatacttttaaaaaatcaaatattaaaagttaaatttaatattatacttttaaaatacaatgtataaatattaaatattattttttataattaaattctttgtatatttttaaaatgaaattatttatttagttctgttagtaaattattttactttaacaaattttaattaaattaatgtgTTACATCACATCAGGTCACTAAttatgtttattttcattttgattGGAGTGGATGTTTCGATAATTATACTAAAATGTGTACACTTTTGAGCTGAGTATTATTCTTctcattttcttaaaataaatCGTGTATAGTTTTTAGACTAATAAGATTAGTTTTTTATGCACAAATGGGTAATTATTCGGCTTTAGTATTATTAGTAAAAATTAGGTGATGTGGTGATTTTCTCTTGAATTATTTTGGATTTAAGTTTATTGTGTTTTATATTAAatgaatattaattttaaataattggaAATGTATTATGTAATTGTTCCTGTAATTGTATTTGTAAATACTTTCATAGAAAAACATTTATATTAACGGCAAAGATATAGAtaaatgtatataaatttataatttataatttataactatatttattatatttttagtatATAGATTTATGCACAAATAATTGTGACTtgctaaaattataattattttaaaaattatttatcaaatttaAATTCATATAGGTATGagttttttataaataatatttacatttaaaaaataaatttcaaaattatacataaatcttGATTCAATTTACAatatataaactttaattttatgcaattatatatataattttgagtctagataaattttcaaaaataactaATATTGTTACTATATAGATTTAGACACAAATAACTGTGACTtcttaaaatcataattattatgattgtttttgtttttaaacttatttatcaaattcaaattcatataatacaattttttataaaatatacttattttaaaaattagataaatttcaaaattacacaTAAATCTTTATTCAATTTGCAatatataaactttaattttgtgtaattatatatatatataattttaaataagtttttaaaattactaatattcttattatattaaaaaatatgtatatttatccaacataaaataataattgaatttattgtttttaaatattttataattcatcaaaatcaacagtcaaattcaaattttattatacCAAATCCAAATCTTGTAGTGTGATTTGTTTTTTTGGTGCAATGTAATTTAAAAGTtctctcttattttattttgttagtaCTGAAATTCGATgcttcaaaaattttagaaaaaccaagCATATGCCAAAGCTGctattattgtttttttttcatttgcagACATGCAAGATGCAGCACAtgcaacaatttttttcttttggacGAAACAAGTACATCTTCTTACATTCGAGATGAGTTTAAAcccaatttcaaattttgaagatAATAACACTAAATCTAAAATTACGTGATATCATTTTTCTTTTAACTAAAGCTTAGAGATCTCTTTGTAATTATTCTAAaatcattttttttccttttctcttcTCTGTCGTTATCTTGCCACTTCACCAACACCATTCAATGTTATACATGCCAATTTCTGGCCTTAAATGCTCTCCAAAACTTATTCATCCCCGAAAATGCTTCCATCACTATTTTGGCATACAACCGATAGCAATACTGCAGCCATACCCAGTCACCTCACAATGGACGTTTCCCAACAACAAGTTTGGACATTTGAATTTACAACACGTTCATCTTTTGGGCAGCAATTTTTTTTAACAGCTCTTCTCCTACCACGTCGTTCATTCTTTTCATTGATTCTACTAACACTTTCCTTCTTTGGGAGATCTTACATGAATATAGCTGATGTTTACTCATGGTCATTCAAACATTAATACAAGTTTTCCAATAAAAAAAATTCTCTTTACATGGTGTAGCCTCCCTTTGTAATGCTTTCTTCTCAATATTGCTAGCTTCCTTTGTATCATACCAAATAACCCCTTATGTTTCCCAAACTAAATTTCATCTTGCTCTTTCTAATCGTTTACTTGGGCTTTGTAATTGTGGTTATTACGGTAGGTCCATATTGGTGGGTCCCTCAAACCTCAATGTCGATTTAGCTGGTTAATTAGTTCCCGTATCTCTTGTACCAGAGTCTTATTCGCTTTTTAGTATCAAGGGTGAAGGTCTGCAGATACCGTGTATAATTGAGGAGATGTTGGTGGAGTGGAAAGATTACAACAGAGAGAAGGgaatgaaagaaaaaatttgaattaattatagagattgtaacagtccgattttggggctagtcagaatagtgatctcgagaccacaaattcgaagtcagagaaattattttattattattttgatattatagcatgtttttaagagtgcatgaaaaatttagtgaagtaattttagcgtttgtgagcttaattgcgtaaaaatgactaaattgcataaagtgcaaaagtcctaatttaatagctaaaggtgtcaaatagctagagaataaatattgagggtctttaaagggcaattagaccctattgtcatagcttggccggccatgctGATAAaagtgttgaaaagtcaacattaggtaaatTTTGATGACATAAGGTGCATTATGATAATACCTAAGCCTAGGTATcaactttttctttcattctctcttcacTTCCACCAATTTTTCAACCATTGTtaagggttttgagcttcaaaaatttcagcaacttattcctttcacaagtaagtgattttcatactCTTTGTTGattatttttgcattttttagacccttgaagcataagctttcaaatgagggtattattttacaaaatgattaagagtttagggtttttccatgaaatgatttgtaatgttttctgagtttttatggaagaaaatgagtcttgggtgtcttataaacaacttttgtgaaagaatttttcatgaaaacacctaaaagaaccattttgcataagttataaaatagatgttaaatatgtgaGATAGTagaaatttggagttgctataagattaAAAAGGGTTCGGTTAGGCTTTAGATACggagaaattcgataaaaatcgaatttcgaacctaggggtaaaatggtcattttgtcaaagtctaggggcaaattgatcattttgccaaagtataaaTTATTGAATGCTTAGATCGATAAAAtgactaaataagtacattttgttattatagatcaagaattaccgaatccgaacctagaccgggggaaagccaaacaattagactaaaccgactagtcgcctactttttgtaatccgaggtaagttgtatataaataatacaactgcATTGTTATTATGTGTGTTTGaattattatagcatgaattgcttgattgtggaattgagaatgtttaatgataaatgaaatagtagaattcccgtttgaaccttaggaactaaatcggatattcatgtctTGACATTTGGATCACTTaagtgagctagtgtaagacatgtctgggacatgcatcagtcacaatatgagagccagtgtaagaccatgtctgggatatggcatcggcattgagaagagtgctagtataagacatgtctgtgacatgcatcggccttgagatgtaagccagtgtaagacatgtctgggacatgcatcggctatgaaaTGTGTCATTgtagacatgtctgggacatgcatcggctatgaaaTGTGTCATtgtaagactatgtctaggatatggcatcggcaccttaccccgtgtttgaggcttatagaatatctgatagtgttctaaatggttcaacggtgaaggTTATGATTTCTACTTAaggaggaaagtataaccgtgttgtgagtggtacaggtacctatttggtatgtacaAAATGTGAGCCTcattatatgctatatgatgtgtattgaaTATCGATGAGTAAGTTTTTCTTATGCCCACTTGCATGATATGAGCTTATTGATAAAtagtaaagttatgttgtatatttatttatatgcaacttactaagctttatgcttactccctctccttttctatttccttatagtgccgcctatctagctcaaggaccaacggaagtcagagatattgatcacgctatcaatcaaagcattcagtatagtttgatttatatttttgattatggcatgtatagggatttagacttgtgttttgtgttattattaatttggccaaatgtgttggttaGGGATAAATCTCTCATTTTGTATTAAACCTCAAATGATggctaaaatttattttgatttgtatGCAAAGATGTTAATTTCCTAGATGAGTATaatgcacaaatgaaatgttgtctattgtggctgatttggttgcatgagatagtCTTATCTTGGTTGTGGTTGCTATTGTGTagattgtgtaagtaagggtggcaaataggcttggtaaatagtcttatATTGTCCATACGAGTGGAcagacgggcgtgtgtctaggccgtgtatgacataGTTCTGCCCCACGAgcgtgtggtccggccgtgtgtcccctgcacgtaaaaatttcaagtcagtatgaatgatagtaaacatacgggcagagacacggccgtgtgtctcatccgtgtgagggacacggcctagcacacgggcgtgtgtcttggccgtgtgtc
Above is a genomic segment from Gossypium arboreum isolate Shixiya-1 chromosome 8, ASM2569848v2, whole genome shotgun sequence containing:
- the LOC108467476 gene encoding LOW QUALITY PROTEIN: tetraspanin-8-like (The sequence of the model RefSeq protein was modified relative to this genomic sequence to represent the inferred CDS: inserted 1 base in 1 codon), whose translation is MAFRLSNNLVGILNFITFLLSIPILGAGIWLSREGVTECERFXDKPVIVIGVFLMLVSLAGLIGACCRVTWLLWLYLVVMFLLIVLGIVFTIFAFAVTNKGAGEALSGKGYKEYRLGDYSNWLQKRVTSQKNWNKIKSCLADSKVCTDFRDKYLNASASEFYQTHLSAVQSGCCKPSNDCQFTYVGPTNWTRGSAESNNSDCNLWNNNLNTLCFDCQSCKAGFIDNLRSSWKKVAIVNIVFLIFLIIVYSVGCCAFRNNRRDNYYEQQTWKP